A window of Cottoperca gobio chromosome 16, fCotGob3.1, whole genome shotgun sequence contains these coding sequences:
- the otud7b gene encoding LOW QUALITY PROTEIN: OTU domain-containing protein 7B (The sequence of the model RefSeq protein was modified relative to this genomic sequence to represent the inferred CDS: deleted 1 base in 1 codon): MTVDMDAVLSDFVRSTGAEPGLARDLLEGKNWDFTAALSDFEQLRQVHAGNLTYSFTEDRTYLQPEKEMARVGRPILHRQDEVVQAATEKRLSRGISHASSTIVSLARSHISSTGGSSSEPLLDTPLCTFQLPDLTVYRDDFRGFIERDLIEQSMMVALEHAGRLNWWTKVVSNCQNLLPLATSGDGNCLLHAASLGMWGFHDRDLMLRKSLYALMDHGLEREALKRRWRWQQTQQNKESGLVYTEEEWQKEWNELLKLASSEPRIHYSTNGTNGAESSDEPVYESLEEFHVFVLAHVLRRPIVVVADTMLRDSGGEAFAPIPFGGIYLPLEVPAAKCHRSPLVLAYDQAHFSALVSMEQRDSSKEQAVVIPLTDSEHKMLPLHFAVDPGKDWEWGKDDTDNVMLASVALSLEAKLQMLHSYMTVTWLPLPCEQAPLAQPESPTASAGEDARTPPDSGESDKESVSSSSNGNGDTTTGSTVNGGGSLAKNSSSSSSSSSSNGSAGAGTGTAGKDKAKKEKDKDKDKKRADSVANKLGSFGKSLGSKLKKNVGGLMTGKNAGAGGAKQEAVEKKKGSFRGRKGSKDSSPSAHVSEDSGKGSPSSGSERLNGTGSSMSSSGGSSTESDNYKYSADVKVSLGILRSAMQGERKLIFSSLLTTSNRQPFQEEMIQRYLADAEERFRTEQEQQRRDAERKGVTNGIPPPKKETGVGGTELTYRPHEAKEELSENSSPSFNQLKSSPLSPSVYSGVVPIPRTSFIDQPPAAAPLTQHLHMHGYMDTRRQLAGGSPATSYPGLPSYATLPRHCPATQAPSHPQYNNSQGPASLSPSRLVPSYPPEFDPPDYPGSEPAGGSYTNGFRDMRSNLDSRSGQPPVRHYSLGSAGGLANLQSSRCRTATCTYYGHPETGNYCSYCYREELKKREPEPAIHRF, from the exons ATGACCGTGGATATGGACGCAGTCCTATCCGACTTTGTCCGTTCCACTGGAGCTGAACCAGGATTGGCCAGAGACCTGCTAGAGG GCAAGAACTGGGATTTCACTGCTGCCCTCAGTGACTTTGAGCAGCTACgacaggtgcatgctgggaaccTGACATATTCATTCACAGAGGACAGGACGTATCTGCAACCTGAAAAGGAGATGGCCCGGGTAGGCCGGCCCATACTCCACCGCCAAGATGAGGTGGTGCAAG CTGCTACAGAAAAGCGTCTTTCGAGGGGCATTTCACACGCCAGTTCAACCATCGTGTCCCTGGCGCGCTCTCACATCTCAAGCACTGGAGGGAGCAGCAGTGAGCCGCTTCTGGACACGCCCCTGTGCACTTTCCAACTACCAGACCTCACCGTGTACCGGGATGACTTCCGTGGCTTCATCGAGAGGGACCTCATCGAGCAGTCGATGATGGTGGCCTTGGAGCACGCTG GGCGACTGAACTGGTGGACGAAAGTGGTTTCAAACTGTCAGAATCTGCTGCCTCTGGCAACAAGCGGAGACGGAAATTGCCTGTTACACGCCGCCTCACTCG GTATGTGGGGTTTTCATGACCGGGACCTGATGCTACGGAAGTCCCTTTACGCGCTGATGGATCACGGCTTGGAGAGAGAGGCGCTGAAGCGCAGGTGGAGGTGGCAGCAGACCCAGCAGAACAAAGAG tCTGGTCTGGTGTACACGGAGGAAGAGTGGCAGAAAGAGTGGAATGAACTGTTGAAGCTTGCCTCCAGTGAGCCGAGAATACACTACAGCACCAACGGCACCAACGG GGCGGAGTCCTCGGATGAACCTGTGTATGAGAGTTTAGAGGAGTTTCACGTCTTTGTCTTGGCCCACGTCCTCAGGAGACCCATAGTGGTGGTGGCCGACACCATGCTGAGGGACTCTGGAGGAGAAG CCTTTGCTCCCATCCCGTTTGGAGGCATCTACCTACCGCTGGAAGTGCCAGCTGCCAAGTGCCACCGCTCGCCTCTGGTCCTGGCATACGACCAGGCACATTTTTCTGCCCTTGTCTCCATGGAGCAGAGGGACAGCTCCAAAGAGCAAG CAGTTGTGATCCCTCTCACTGACTCGGAGCACAAAATGCTGCCTCTGCACTTTGCTGTGGACCCTGGGAAAGATTGGGAGTGGGGCAAGGATGACACAGACAACGTGATGCTGGCAAG TGTGGCTCTTTCTTTGGAGGCCAAGCTCCAGATGTTACACAGCTACATGACGGTCACCTGGCTGCCCCTGCCCTGTGAG CAAGCCCCTCTGGCCCAGCCCGAGTCTCCCACAGCATCAGCAGGAGAGGATGCCCGAACGCCTCCTGACTCAGGAGAGTCAGACAAGGAGTcagtcagcagcagctccaATGGCAACGGAGACACAACCACAGGATCAACGGTCAATGGAGGAGGGTCCTTGGCCAAGAacagctcctcttcctcatctagTTCCTCCAGCAATGGATCAGCAGGGGCGGGGACCGGAACAGCGGGGAAGGACAAAGCCAAGAAGGAAAAGGACAAGGATAAAGATAAGAAGAGGGCAGACTCTGTGGCCAATAAGCTTGGCAGCTTTGGCAAGAGCCTGGGCAGCAAGTTAAAGAAGAACGTGGGCGGACTGATGACGGGAAAAAACGCTGGAGCTGGAGGGGCCAAGCAGGAGgctgtggagaagaagaagggctCGTTTAGGGGGAGGAAGGGCAGCAAGGATAGCTCGCCTTCAGCCCACGTCTCAGAGGATTCTGGGAAAGGCTCCCCCTCCTCAGGTAGCGAGCGTCTCAACGGAACAGGGAGCAGTATGAGCAGCAGTGGTGGGAGCAGTACGGAGAGCGACAACTACAAGTACAGTGCTGATGTCAAAGTCAGCCTGGGCATCCTGCGATCCGCAATGCAAGGTGAGAGGAAATTAATCTTTTCCAGCCTTCTCACTACCAGCAACCGGCAGCCCTTCCAGGAGGAGATGATCCAGAGGTACCTTGCCGATGCTGAGGAACGCTTTCGGACTGAGCAAGAACAACAGCGGCGTGATGCAGAGAGGAAGGGCGTCACCAATGGCATCCCGCCACCCAAAAAGGAGACTGGAGTTGGAGGTACAGAGCTAACCTACCGGCCTCATGAGGCCAAAGAGGAGCTGTCGGAGAACTCGTCACCTTCCTTCAACCAACTCAAGTCCTCTCCTTTGAGT CCCTCTGTGTACTCTGGCGTTGTGCCGATCCCCCGGACCTCCTTCATAGACCAGCCTCCTGCTGCCGCACCCCTCACCCAGCACCTTCATATGCACGGTTACATGGATACTCGGCGCCAGCTAGCTGGTGGATCCCCAGCAACCTCCTACCCCGGCCTCCCCTCTTACGCCACCCTTCCCCGGCACTGCCCTGCAACGCAGGCTCCCTCCCATCCCCAGTACAATAACTCACAGGGCCCCGCCTCCCTGAGTCCCTCTCGCCTCGTGCCCTCGTATCCCCCTGAGTTTGACCCACCAGACTACCCTGGGTCTGAACCTGCTGGTGGGAGTTACACCAACGGCTTCCGGGACATGCGCTCCAACTTAGACTCTCGGAGTGGGCAACCACCGGTCAGACACTACTCACTGGGCAGCGCCGGTGGTTTGGCCAACTTGCAGTCCAGCCGCTGTCGGACTGCCACCTGCACCTACTACGGACACCCCGAGACGGGCAACTACTGCTCCTACTGCTACCGGGAAGAGCTGAAGAAGAGGGAGCCAGAACCAGCCATCCACAGGTTCTGA